A section of the Bacteroidales bacterium genome encodes:
- a CDS encoding HAD family phosphatase has product MKLKGVVFDFNGTLLWDTPLHNKAWDVFLQRYHLKMTDDEKDKRIHGRNNELIFRDIFNKSLTSEEILNFVEEKESIYRDICREVKIDLAPGARELIAFLKDNRVAFAIATASEIGNVSFYIEFLRLDKLIDPRYILYNDGSYKSKPDPDMFLSAINILGLLPADVLIFEDSYAGIEAALAAKPGKVIIVNSTNKDYSCFKADAIVHFSQVSHSLFT; this is encoded by the coding sequence TTTATGGGATACCCCTTTGCATAATAAGGCCTGGGATGTATTTCTTCAACGGTATCATCTTAAAATGACCGATGATGAAAAAGACAAAAGGATCCATGGGCGGAATAACGAACTTATTTTCAGGGATATTTTTAATAAAAGCCTCACTTCTGAAGAAATTCTGAATTTTGTTGAAGAAAAGGAATCGATATACCGCGATATCTGCCGTGAAGTGAAAATTGACCTTGCCCCCGGTGCAAGAGAGTTGATTGCCTTCCTTAAAGACAATCGGGTTGCCTTTGCCATTGCCACAGCTTCGGAAATCGGCAATGTCAGTTTTTACATTGAATTTCTGAGGCTGGATAAACTGATTGATCCGCGATATATCCTTTATAATGACGGATCCTATAAAAGCAAGCCTGACCCGGATATGTTTTTATCGGCTATAAATATTCTTGGACTCTTGCCGGCGGATGTCCTGATTTTTGAGGACTCCTATGCGGGAATTGAAGCGGCTCTTGCTGCCAAACCCGGCAAAGTGATCATAGTGAATTCCACAAACAAAGATTATTCGTGTTTTAAGGCGGATGCCATAGTTCATTTCAGCCAGGTCAGCCATTCCCTGTTTACCTGA